Proteins found in one Synechococcus sp. LA31 genomic segment:
- a CDS encoding DegT/DnrJ/EryC1/StrS aminotransferase family protein codes for MTLAPWPQFDAEQIDAATHVLASGNVNTWTGQETTAFEQEFAQWCGTAHAIAMANGSLALSAAYLAIGLGPGDELITTPRTFIATASSAVLLGAKPVFADVDAESGAITAATIAPLITPRTKAIAVVHLGGWPADMPAILELARAHGIAVIEDCAQAHGAGIHGQTVGSFGDVAAWSFCQDKILTTAGEGGMVSTHRADLWDAMWAFKDHGKTHEAVFGREHPPGFRWLHERFGSNFRLTELQSAIGRIQLQRLPEWTAARTRNALLLAEALADCPAVRVPLPPEGITHAWYKFYAFVKPDSLAAGWSRDRILGEIAALGYPALSGSCSEIYLERCFQQAGLAPPERLPVARELGETSLMFLVHPTITPEQMAAYAEAVRSVAKRACR; via the coding sequence GTGACCCTCGCCCCCTGGCCCCAGTTCGACGCCGAGCAGATTGACGCTGCCACCCACGTGCTCGCCTCCGGCAACGTGAACACCTGGACCGGCCAGGAAACCACCGCCTTTGAGCAGGAGTTCGCCCAGTGGTGCGGCACTGCCCATGCCATCGCCATGGCCAATGGCTCCCTGGCCCTCTCGGCCGCCTACCTGGCCATTGGCCTCGGGCCCGGCGATGAGCTGATCACCACCCCGCGCACCTTCATCGCCACCGCCTCAAGCGCCGTGCTGCTCGGCGCCAAGCCGGTGTTCGCCGATGTGGATGCCGAGTCCGGCGCCATTACTGCCGCCACGATCGCGCCGCTGATCACTCCCCGCACCAAGGCCATCGCCGTGGTGCACCTCGGCGGCTGGCCCGCCGACATGCCCGCGATCCTCGAGCTTGCCCGTGCCCACGGCATCGCCGTGATCGAAGACTGCGCCCAAGCCCATGGCGCCGGCATCCACGGGCAGACCGTGGGCAGCTTCGGCGATGTAGCCGCCTGGAGCTTCTGCCAAGACAAGATCCTCACCACTGCCGGCGAAGGCGGCATGGTGTCCACCCACCGCGCCGACCTTTGGGATGCGATGTGGGCCTTCAAAGACCACGGCAAAACCCACGAGGCGGTCTTCGGCCGAGAGCACCCGCCCGGCTTCCGCTGGCTGCACGAGCGCTTCGGCTCCAACTTCCGCCTCACCGAACTTCAGAGCGCCATCGGCCGCATCCAGCTCCAGCGCCTGCCCGAGTGGACCGCCGCCCGCACCCGCAACGCCCTGCTGCTCGCCGAAGCCCTGGCCGATTGCCCTGCGGTGCGCGTCCCCCTGCCGCCGGAGGGCATCACCCACGCTTGGTACAAGTTCTATGCCTTCGTGAAGCCAGACTCCCTGGCCGCAGGCTGGAGCCGCGATCGCATTCTCGGGGAGATCGCTGCCCTCGGTTATCCAGCCCTTTCTGGGAGCTGCAGCGAGATCTATCTGGAGCGCTGCTTCCAGCAGGCTGGCCTCGCCCCCCCCGAGCGCCTGCCCGTGGCCCGCGAACTGGGTGAGACCAGTCTGATGTTCCTGGTGCATCCCACCATCACCCCAGAGCAGATGGCTGCCTACGCCGAGGCTGTGCGCTCGGTGGCTAAGCGCGCTTGCCGGTAG
- a CDS encoding acetyltransferase: protein MAALLLLGAGGHARVVAETALATGGFSRIAFLDDRCTGPAQLPDQLGWPVIGSFTAALDPQIRQQFLEALVAIGNAAVRLQWLSRLASAGYELPVVVHPTAWVSPSSQLGAGSVVFAQVAIQAQAVIGSGAILNTGCSVDHDVKLGDGVHVCPGARLAGEVQVGDRSWIGIGASVIQQIRIGADVTVGAGAAVVRDLPDGVTAVGVPARALPTA, encoded by the coding sequence ATGGCTGCTTTGCTTCTGCTTGGAGCCGGTGGTCACGCCCGGGTCGTGGCTGAAACTGCCCTGGCCACTGGTGGTTTCAGCCGCATCGCCTTCCTTGATGATCGCTGCACCGGCCCTGCTCAGCTGCCCGATCAACTCGGCTGGCCCGTGATCGGCTCCTTTACAGCCGCCCTCGATCCCCAGATCCGCCAGCAATTCCTTGAAGCGCTGGTGGCCATCGGTAATGCCGCCGTGCGCCTGCAGTGGTTGTCGCGCCTTGCCTCTGCTGGCTATGAGCTCCCCGTTGTGGTTCACCCCACGGCTTGGGTGTCACCCTCCTCTCAGCTGGGTGCCGGTTCGGTGGTGTTCGCCCAGGTCGCCATTCAGGCCCAGGCCGTGATCGGAAGCGGCGCCATCCTCAACACCGGCTGCTCCGTGGATCACGATGTCAAGCTCGGTGATGGTGTGCACGTCTGCCCTGGTGCCCGTCTCGCCGGCGAAGTGCAGGTGGGCGATCGCAGCTGGATCGGCATCGGAGCCTCCGTGATTCAGCAGATCCGTATCGGCGCCGATGTCACCGTTGGCGCCGGTGCCGCCGTGGTGCGTGATCTGCCCGATGGCGTCACCGCTGTGGGCGTGCCGGCGCGGGCGTTGCCCACCGCCTAA
- a CDS encoding sugar transferase gives MTYLRLKSFVDRVAALVAFVLLSPFLAAVVLLVRWRLGSPVLFRQQRPGHRARPFQLLKFRTMTNQRDASGALLPDAQRLTPFGRWLRATSIDELPELLNILRGEMSFIGPRPLLMQYLPLYSREQARRHDVKPGFSGWAQINGRNALSWEEKFRLDVWYVDHQSFWLDLRIFLVTIWKVIRREGISAAGEATMAPFTGSAAASEAS, from the coding sequence ATGACTTATTTGCGTTTAAAGTCGTTTGTCGATCGCGTTGCCGCATTGGTTGCTTTTGTGTTGTTATCTCCTTTTCTTGCTGCCGTTGTCTTGCTGGTTCGATGGCGCCTAGGCTCCCCTGTTCTTTTTCGTCAGCAACGTCCCGGCCACCGTGCGCGGCCCTTTCAGCTGCTCAAGTTCCGCACGATGACCAACCAACGCGATGCCTCCGGTGCCCTGCTCCCCGATGCCCAGCGGCTCACACCCTTCGGCCGCTGGTTGCGTGCCACCTCTATCGATGAGCTGCCCGAGCTGCTCAACATTCTGCGCGGTGAGATGAGTTTTATCGGGCCGCGCCCCCTGCTGATGCAATATCTGCCCCTCTATTCCCGTGAGCAAGCTCGCCGCCATGATGTGAAGCCTGGCTTCAGCGGTTGGGCCCAGATCAACGGCCGCAATGCTCTTTCCTGGGAGGAGAAGTTCCGCCTGGATGTCTGGTATGTGGATCACCAGAGCTTCTGGCTGGATCTGCGCATCTTCCTGGTCACCATCTGGAAAGTGATCCGCCGCGAAGGCATCAGTGCCGCTGGGGAAGCCACCATGGCCCCGTTCACTGGGTCCGCTGCTGCTTCTGAGGCGAGCTGA
- a CDS encoding CDP-glycerol glycerophosphotransferase family protein, with amino-acid sequence MLFELIAYILSFVIPESNAWIFSADGSRRFADNPRFFFEWVIKHVDQDCIWITSNKSESLKRGFVYKYSLMYIWCVARSRTFICSHSHYGADISRFIRNDSYLVNLWHGIPIKIMKTYKPSLIRRLLRLKQYPNLTCVNSLFDQQVFESNFFCPPNTFFYYASPRTEYLVNNQNKTRSILWAPTFRESLSEEQSLFSALLEDSTVSLINHSLSEHDTILYVKPHPYTTISSKHLREKLSSYHNIVFENPYVDINDLLLNSSCIITDYSSIVYDAYAMGIGICIYLCDLGQYSSTRGLNTDYSSFAKSSGYASLLDAITSYLTCSPLYKDRQLSIRRFISSTSGYHYKQHSCKRIYQEIICDTTP; translated from the coding sequence ATGTTATTTGAGCTCATTGCATATATACTATCATTTGTAATTCCCGAATCTAATGCTTGGATCTTTAGTGCCGATGGTTCTCGTCGTTTTGCAGACAATCCTCGTTTTTTCTTTGAGTGGGTAATCAAGCATGTCGACCAAGACTGTATTTGGATTACATCAAATAAGTCAGAATCTCTAAAGAGAGGTTTTGTCTACAAATATAGCCTTATGTATATTTGGTGCGTTGCGCGAAGCCGTACATTCATTTGTTCGCATAGTCATTATGGAGCTGACATATCTCGTTTTATTCGCAATGACTCTTATCTAGTTAACCTTTGGCATGGCATACCCATTAAGATTATGAAAACCTATAAGCCCTCCTTAATAAGACGCCTTCTCAGGCTAAAGCAGTACCCTAACCTCACGTGTGTCAACAGTCTATTTGATCAGCAAGTCTTTGAATCCAACTTCTTTTGTCCTCCTAACACTTTCTTTTATTACGCATCTCCAAGAACTGAATATCTTGTCAATAATCAAAATAAAACGAGATCCATATTGTGGGCACCCACGTTTAGGGAATCCCTTTCCGAAGAACAATCTCTATTCTCGGCACTTTTAGAGGATTCCACTGTTTCTCTTATTAACCATTCGTTATCTGAACATGATACAATCTTATATGTAAAGCCTCATCCCTATACAACCATCTCCTCTAAGCATTTGAGAGAAAAACTGTCTAGCTATCATAACATTGTCTTCGAAAATCCATATGTGGACATAAATGACTTGCTTCTTAATTCCTCTTGCATCATAACCGACTATTCTTCGATTGTCTATGATGCTTATGCAATGGGTATAGGAATATGTATTTACCTTTGTGATCTCGGACAGTATTCTTCAACACGAGGCCTTAACACTGATTACTCCAGTTTTGCCAAGTCTTCTGGTTACGCCTCTTTATTAGATGCTATTACCTCTTACCTTACCTGTTCTCCCTTGTATAAAGATAGGCAGCTTAGTATCCGAAGGTTTATCTCTTCTACCTCAGGATATCATTATAAGCAGCATTCATGTAAGCGCATCTATCAAGAGATTATATGCGATACAACTCCTTAA